One Corynebacterium aurimucosum genomic window, TGACCGCGCGGGTGATGCGGGCCAGGGCCATGCCGATGCCGTAGGAGGTGGAGCCCTTAGCGTCGATGATGTGGTAGGCAGCGTCGCGGGTGTCCTCGAAGATCTTCTCGATGCGCTCGTTGTAGCCCGGGTCCTTTTCAGAACGGTGGGACAGGGAGACACCTGCGATGTTGGCGGAGGAGACGACCGGCAGCTCGGAATCGCCGTGCTCACCGATGATGTAGGCGTGGACGGAGGTCGGTGCCACGTCATCCATTTCAGAGAGCATGTAGCGGTAGCGGGCCGAGTCCAGGACGGTGCCGGAGCCGATGACGCGCTGGTGCGGGAAGCCGGAGGCCTTCCACACTGCGTAGGTCAGCAGGTCCACCGGGTTGGAGGCGACCAGGAAGATGCCGTCGAAGTCATTCTTCATGACGTCCGCCACGATGGAGTTCATGATCTTGACGTTCTTGTCCACGAGCTGCAGGCGGGTCTCGCCGGGCTTCTGTGCGGCACCGGCGCAGATGACGACCATGGAGGCGTCCTTGCAGTCTTCGTAGGTACCCTTGGTCACGCGGGTGCGGGACGGGGCCCAGACGACGCCATGGTTGAGGTCCATGACGTTGCCCTCGAGCTTCTTTTCGTCGATGTCGATGATGGCCAGGTGATCAACAGTGCCCTGGTTGACCAGAGCGTAGGCGTAAGCAACTCCAACGTCGCCAGCGCCGATGAGTACTACTTTGTTTCCAACATGATTTCCCATGACTCCTATTGTGCCCCTAATGTCCGAGTTTTGCTCGTTATGCGCCCGAATTCACAGGTTAAGTAGTCCGATCTCACATTTTTATGCCCGATTAGGTCTGATTAGTGGCATCACTGCACGTTCGCCCCAAAGCTGGTTCAATGGCCAGCATGCGTCAACTCGCGCGCCGCATCGCCCTCAAAACCGCCCGCACAGGACTTCAGGCTGCCATCTTTTCCTTGGAGCTCATCAGTGATCTCACCCCTGGAATGCGCATGACCGGCAGGCGGCGCCTGCCGCAAAATATGTGGCCCGGGCTCTTCGGCGCCGAAGTAGCGACCTGGGCAGCCGTCTCCCCGTCGCTATTGCCACGCCCGTGGTGGGTTACCGCTGCCAACGTGGCCATCGGCCAAGGCGCGGGACATCTCGCCGCCACCACCGCGGCTTTCGCAGCGAAGCGCGCTCTACGCCACGCGGGCCGGCGCCCCCAGGATCGGGTCGGCCCCACCACTCGGCGCTATTCCTACTACTTGCTGGGGCTCGGAACCTTCATCGCGGGCATACGCTCCCTGCGCAACCAAACAGAGCAGGCCCGCCTCGTGGGCAAACTCAATGACCGCGGCCCGCAATCCGCCGCACTAGGCATGATGGTGGGCACCGCAGGCTACGGCGCCTTGCTCATCGTAGGGGAGGCGGCTCAGCTTACTGTCACTCAGCTTTCTCTCCAGGTGCAGCGTTGGCTGCCCCGGTGGATTGCCTGGCCCCTAGCCGGCGGCGCGGTGGGCTTCGCCGCGGCCGTGGCCAGCGACCGCATGGTCTGGCGCCGGCTGCTCCGCAAAGCCACTGTCCAGGGCCTTGCCCTCAACAAGCTCGTCTATCCGGGATCTGTCATGCCATGGGAGCCGGAACGCTCGGGCAGCCCATGGTCCCACGAGCAGTGGACGGCTGTCGGCTCACAAGGCCGCGTTTTTCTCGACCGCGGCCCCCGCGCCCAAGACATCAAAGAGGTCATGCACTTCGACCGGGCGCGCGAACCAATACGCATTTACATCGGCCTCATCCGCGGCCGTGGTCCGCACGCCGCCGCCCGCCACGCGGTGGCGGAGATGGACCGCACGGGGGCCTTCCACCGCGACACCATCGTGCTGCAGATGCCCTCCGGCTCAGGCTGGATCAATAATTATTCGGTCAGTGGCTATGAATTCCTCACGCGCGGCAATTGCGCCACCGTGGCCTTGCAATTCGACTACCTGCCTTCCATGTTTTCCTACCTGGTGGATAAGAACCTCTCCCGCACTTTTGCGCGCGAGCTCATCGCCGCTGTTCACGCCCGCCTCGAGCTCTTGCCCGAGGATAACCGCCCCAAGCTGTACTTAAGCGGCGAATCCCTGGGCTGCTATGCCATCGTGGAAAACTATGAGACGGTCGAAGATTTGCTCGCGGCGTGCGATGGCGCGGTATTCACTGGGCCGCCCCGGATGACCAGTTTCATGCGCCGCCTGCACCGCGAACGCGGCTCCTTGGAGCGCTTGCCGCTTATCGACGGCGGCCGGCACCTCCGCTTCGCCGCAGTCCCCGCCCACATGGAGCACGATGCCTTCGGCGAGCCCTATGGCCCCTGGGAGCGCCCGCGGGTAGCGGTGGGGCAACACGCCTCCGATGCCATCGTGTGGTGGGATAGCAAGCTCATTTATGCCCGCCCCAACTGGATCCACGAGCCGACCCCGCAGACCTTGTACGCAGATACTTTTAACAACCTGCGCTGGCATCCGTTCATCACCTTCTGGCAGGTAGCACTGGACCAGATCAACTCGCTCAACGTGCCGGGCGGCCACGGGCACAACTACTTCGAGGAAACCTTCTGGTACTGGGATTCCGTCCTCGGATCCCAAACCCGCACCCAGCTCACTCCGGAGCTAGCTGAGCGCATGCGGGCCTTTGTGGAGCGCGACCAGCTCAACAAACCTTCCGACTTCCGCACGCATGTGCGCAAACAGCTCTAGCCGCCGGCCAGTGCGCTCACTTCACTAGCCGCACTTCACGCCGGTGCTGTGGTGCGGGCAGTAGCCGTTGGGCACCTTGTGCAGGTACTGCTGGTGTTCGTCCTCGGCCAGGTAATACTCTCCCGAGTCTGTCTCACTGAGGAGGGTGACTTCGGTGGTGGTGGCGCCGAAGCCGGCGTCGGCAAGCTTGCCTGCGTAGGAATCCACGAGCTGCTGGATCTCTTGGCGCTCCTCCTCGGTCTCCGGGTAGAACGCCGAGCGGTACTGCGTGCCGACATCGTTGCCCTGGCGGAAGCCCTGAGTCGGATCGTGGGCCTCCAGAGCCTTGACCACTAAGTCTCGCAGGCTCACGCGCTGCGGGTCATAGGTAATCTGCACCGCCTCCGCGTGGTTGGTCAGCCCGCGGCAGACCTCGTAGTAGGTCGGGTTAGGCGTGGTGCCGCCCGCATAGCCCACGGACGTGGACTCCACGCCCTCAGTTTCCCAGAACATCTTCTCCGCGCCCCAGAAACAACCGATGGCGATGATGAGGGACTTCTGCCCTTCCTTCCACGGTCCAGTAATCGGAGTGCCTAGCACCGCATGGGGCTGCGGGTTATCCAAGACGGGCTCGGCGCGCCCGGGAAGGGCGTCCTCCGCTGCCACCAGCTTGGGTTCTGGTTTGAAAAGAAACATGCTGGGATCTCCTTCACTTAGTGCTGTCCTCCCCTTATACTCCGCTGCGCTGCCCACAATCCAGGTTTTTGTTCATGGCCTCTACCATAGAAAAAATATTGTGGCCAAATTCTCATTTGATCCCTACCATGGGGCCTCGTACCCCAAAGAAAGGATGACACAAATGGCTGTTTACGAACTTCCGGAACTCGACTACGCATACGATGCTCTAGAGCCGCACATCTCCGCCGAGATCATGGAGCTGCACCACTCCAAACACCACGCTGGCTACGTTGCTGGTGCTAACGCTGCGCTCGAGGCCTTGGAGGAGCAGCGCAACGGCGAGGCTAACGCTGACGCTATCCGCGCTCTGTCCAAGAACCTTGCCTTCAACCTGGGTGGCCACACCAACCACTCCATCTTCTGGAAGAACCTCTCCCCGAACGGTGGCGGCGAGCCCACCGGCGAGCTGGCTGAGGCTATTAACCGCGACTTCGGTTCCTTCGAGAAGTTCAAGGCTCACTTCTCCGCTGTTGCTACCGGCCTGCAGGGCTCCGGTTGGGCAGTTCTGGGCTATGACCATGTTGCTGGCCGCCTGATTATTGAGCAGCTGACCGATCAGCAGGGCAACATCTCCGTGAACTTCACCCCGCTGCTGATGCTGGATATGTGGGAGCACGCCTTCTACCTCCAGTACAAGAACGTGAAGGCTGATTACGTCAAGGCTGTCTGGAACGTCTTCAACTGGGATGACGTTGCTGAGCGTTACGCTGCTGCCACCAAGTAAGCACTCTGGCCTCATTTAAGGCCACATAGCTGACCGCGCTGGGTCCTCTTCATTGAGGCTCAGCGCGGTTTCGCGTTTTGGCTCCCTCTACAGGCTTTGCGGAGGACCACCCAACCCCGATATCCAGACCACAACTGCCCGATCCGCCAAAGTTATGCGCCGTCATTGCAGATCCGAGAGGGATCTTCGTCATGTTGGGCAGTTGGCCTATCCGTTAAGACACTCTGCCGCCTGGGAGCACCAGTGCCAGGCTGCCACACGAGGTCTCCAGCCCTGAAGCGCTCCGCGCGTTGGCGGCCGCGCTGCCGTTCGATAGCTAGTCAGCGGTGCGTGCCACAACGAAATCCTTGAAGTGCTCCACCGGCGGGGCATCATCGCCCTCGCGCCACACCAAACCCAGCTCACGGTAGGCCTCCGGCTCTAAGGGAATGAGGTTGCGGGCTTTCAGGTACGGGTCATCAAGCGGCAGCAACGCTGATCCCAGTCCGGCGGCCACGAGGCCGGCCACGGTGGTCAGCTCCATCGACTCGAAGACCAGGCGGGGGCTAAAACCGGCTTCGCCTGCCAGGGAATCCAGAAGCATGCGCGTTCCATAACCCGGCAGCATGCCGATGAAGGGCTCGTCGCGAAAATCTTCCATGCGCACATTGCCTTTTCCTGCCGCCCAATGCCCTTCCGGGACCGCCAGCCCCAGTCGTTGCAGCTTGAGCTGGTGCCAACCCAGCGGGCCTGGGTTTATAGGTCGGGGACCAACCAGCGCTAAGTCGGACTCGCCGGCCGCTACTCTGTCCACCAACTCCCGGGCCGCCCCCTGGTGCAGGCGAATATCCACGTGCGGGTGTTGAGCGCGATAAGCCTTGAGTAGCTCCGGGACCATCCACGTGCCCAGGGAATGCATGAAATCGAGGCGCACGGTACCGCGCTCCGGATCCATAAGTCGGGACACGGCATCGCGCGCAGCGGCTTCCGACAAAAGCATCCGCCGCGCGTGTTCCACGAAGGCCCGGCCGCGGGCATTAAGCCGCAGGCGCCGGCCGCTGCGCTCAAACAGGCTGGCCCCCACTTCGGCTTCGATGCGCTGCACGCGGCGGGTCAGCGCGGATTGGGAGAGCCCGAGGGCGTCGGCAGCCGCGCCGACGAGGCCATGGTCGGCCACGGCGACGACGCCGCGCACATCCTCCAGATTCATGCACACCTCGCATGCTTTATGTAACTTTTAGACATTTTACACATAACCCACGCTAGGTCATGCTTGATGCATGACCAGAACGCGGCGCGCCACCATTGCCATGCTCTTCGTGGGCCTGGCAATTTTTTCTTGCCTCTACCCCACACAAGCCATGCTGCCCACCCTGGTGGAGGACATGGGCATGTCCCCCACGGAAGCCGCCATGACCATTTCGGCAGCCACCGGCGCACTGGCTATCTGCGTGATCCCCGTGTCCATCATCTCCGAGCACATCGGACGCGGAAAACTACTGCTCGTCTCCACCATCGCGGCCACGCTCATCGGCATGCTTGTTCCGCTAGCGCCCAACCCGGAAATCCTCATCGCCACCCGCGCGCTCCAGGGAGCCGTCATCGCCGGCGCACCTGCTACCGCCATGGCCTGGATTTCGGAGGAGCTAGAAAGTTCCTACGTTGCCCGCGCCATGGGTTTGTACATCGCCGGCACCACCATCGGCGGGCTGACCGGCCGTCTCATCCCGACTGGGCTTCTCGAGCTCACGTCCTGGCGCTGGGCCCTGGCAGGCTCCAGCCTGGTCACACTCATCCTGGCCATCATCGCAGCGATCTTGCTGCCCTACCAACAGAATTTCACCCCGAAGGAGATCCACTTCCGCTCGGAGCTGCGCGCCATCTTCCGCCACGCCCGGGACACCCGCCTGATCCCCTTATTCATCGTGGCCTTCGTGGCGATGGGCACCTTCGTGTCCCTCTATAACTTCTTGGCTTTTCGGCTCATCGACCATTTCCACCTCTCGCCGGGCTTGGCCGGCTTGGTCTTCCTCTTCTACCTCACCGGAACCTGGTCCTCGGCGCGCGCTGGCCGGCTGGTTACCCAAGTGGGCCACGCCAACACGCTTCTGCTCTCCTGCGCGCTCTTTGCCGTGGGCATCGCACTGTGCATGGGTTCGCTGATCCCCACCCTGCTGGGCATCGTGCTCTTCACCATCGGCTTCTTCGCGGCGCACTCCACTGCCTCGGGCTGGGTCGGACACATTGCCACCCACGACCGCGCGGAGGCCTCCAGCCTCTATGTCTTCTTCTACTACCTGGGCAGTTCTATCCTGGGCGCGCTGGCCGGCGTGCTCTTTGACTCCCTGTCGTGGACCGGCTTCATCACCGTCTACGCAGCCCTCGCAGCGGGTATCGCGGCGCTGAGTTGGGCCGTGAGAAAAACCGGATAAAATCGTGTTTTATGGATAAGTGGTCACCGCGTACATGGCACCGGAAGGCATCCCGCCCAGTCAGCCTGTGGATGATGGTCTTCCTCATCGCGGGCGCGACCCATACCTTTATTCCGAACTACCGCTGGGTCCTCATCCACCTCTTCACGCTCGGCATCCTCAGCAACAGCATCGTGGTGTGGTCCCAACATCTCACCGAGAAGTTCGTGCAGCTCAAAGTACCTCTTTCTGCCCGCCCCCGGCAGCTCGCACGCATTTATCTGCTGAACTCAGGCGTCGTTTTCACCCTCGTAGGTCAGATGCTCGTCGAAGCCTGGGAACGGCACTGGCTACTTACGCAGGTGGGTGCCACACTTGTTGCGACTGCCGTGGCTTGGCACGGCGCGGCCCTCTTTGCCTTATGGCGCCGCGCGGAATCCAAACGATTCCGCCCTGTCGTTGCTGCTTATGTGGCCTCCGCCTTCTTTCTTGCCGTGGGCGCCACCCTGGGCGCTTTCCTCGCGACGCATCCCTCCCATCCGCGCCTACTCATCGCCCACGTGGCCGCCAATATTGGCGGCTTCGTGGGCCTTGCGGCAGCCGGCTCACTGACCATCTTGTTCCCCTCCATCTGGCGCACCAAAGGAATCAATCCGCGCATGAGCTTAAGCTTCACCCTGCTGGGCCTGGGCGTCACCGCCACTGTGGTGGGCAGCATCTGGAATGTTCCGCAGGTAGGCCTCATCCTCTACTGCCTGGGCTGGGTGCTCAGCCTGCAGGGCTGGCTCGTCAACGCCCTCACCGTGGTGCGTGATCCGCGTGGACGCATTAGCTTCCCGGCACTTTCCGTGCTCTTTTCCTCTTTCTGGCTGCTCGGCGGTCTGATCTATTACACCACCCAGCACTTCTTCTCCAGCGAGCCAAAGATTCCCATGCTCGCGCTCGTCGTGGGCTTTGGCGCCCAACTGCTCATCGGCGTCATGGGCTATATGCTGCCGACCACTATGGGCGGCGGTCCCTCAGCGGTGCGGGCTGGCCTGCGCGAATACAACCGCTGGGGGCTCGGGCGATCCGTCTTCATTAACGGCGGACTCGCCCTGTGGCTGGCCACCGATAGTTCCCTCACCATGGTTGCCGCCTCCCTGCTCTGCCTTGGTTCCATGGCAGTCTTCCCCATCCTCACCGCCCGCGCGGTCAAGGCCCAGAAAGCCGTGCTGTTCAAGAAGGCCGAAGGCCCAGCCCCGACGAGCACCACGGATTGGGACCAGGCCTGGGTGGCCCTTGCAGTGCTCATCATCCTCGGCGGACTCAGCCTCATCCTGTAGATCCCCAGACCTCGATCCCGCAACCTCCTGGTGAGGGGTGGGACGTCGGCAAGCGCTTGGCGACGCCCACCTGCAGGTTGCGGGTTTCAGGTCTGGGGCCTTGCAAACAGGAAGGCAGAGAGAAGCTAGGGCTCGAGGGGGGACACTCCCGGCGCGCCATCGGTCATCCACTCGCGGACGGCGTGGGTAGCGCGCACATCGCCCGCGTTGTAGCGCAGAATCTGCGCCCGCGCGGCGGCATCCCCGGCAACGGCGGCGCGGCGGGCATTGACGGATTCCTCACCATCAAACTCTTCCGGCCATTCGAAACCCGCAACGGGGGCCACGGTCTTCAGGCCCAGCCCCGCAGTGCCAGCGAAACTGCGCTTGACGTGGGCGAACATATCCACCCATTCTTCCGAGGAGATGAACTCTTCCACCTCCTGGAGACTGGGCTTAGAAAAACGTTGGGCGGATCTGCGCATCCAATGGTTCTCACCATGGGCGGAGTAGCAGTAGGCTGCGAAGGTCTTTCCTGCCTCATGTGCCTCAGCGCGCACCCGCATGAGCCAGTCCCAGAACTCAGCGAAATTCTCCGCTTCCGCGCGGCCACCGAGCAGTTCCCACGTCACGAAGGAATGGTATTCACCGTCCAGAAGCGCACCCCACAGGTAGGCTCCCTGATCCAGGTAGGCCTCCATATCCACATCAACCTCGACATCCGCGCGGGGAGCGCTGACCCGGTCACGGCGCAACAGTGGGACGCCTTCACGCCAGGCAGCGGCAAGGGCGGAAGGGGCGCCGAGGGAGGCGTCGATAAGCCCCTGCACTGTCGTGATACCGCGCTCACGATAGGGCTTCGCGCGGTCGCCCGGCAGGAAGAGCGAGATGTCATCGCGGGCTTCCAGCTCCTCCCGGCACAAAGGCCAAAAGCGGCAGGAGGCGCACTCTTTAACGCGGCGTGGGCCCGCTGGTAGTGGCTGCGCCAACGCCTCATCGATGGCAAAACGCGAGGTATCCGTAACAAAAGCTTGGCTGCGATCCTGGCCAATCGCAGCGCCCCTGCCGGAATTCAGGCCTACTTCTTCCAAGCCCCGCGCGGCCAAGGCCAACCGGTAGCCATCGACGGCATGGTGCCGAATCTTGTACTTTGCCGGTAGCGGCTCACTCAACCCCAAACGATGGGTAGGCACAACCAGCGTACGCGAGCTCTCGTGCGGGCGGGCCACGCGGTGATCAGAAACGATGACAGGACTGTATTTGTCCCCATCCCGCACTAGGAGCTCCACGCGCACCATCCACTCGGAAGTAGAAAACACAGCGTTCGTAATGTGCGTATAGCCATGAACAAGTGCTTCCAGTGTGGCAAGCGCCCGCTCGAAATCATCCCCCTCCAGGTCAATCCGGCGGAAACGCCCCGGTCCCTTCTTGGGAAGGCGGCTGAGCGCAGCATCGATGGCGGCCGCGTGGCGCTCCGCGCGGGCTTGGCTCACTGCGGTGCGTGGGATCTCGGGATGCGCGCGGCGCTGCACTAAGCGATAACGGCAGCCCACAAGATCCGTGGCAACGAGCACATCCTTCACAGCAGGTGAGCTTAGTAGACCACCTTGCTAGAGTTGTAGCGAGACCCTAAAGATAGATTAATAAAAGGACGTTTCAATGGGCATTATGAAGAAAATCCGCAAGGCCCGCCGTGAGGCCCGCGCTGAGATCAAGGCCGCTAAGACCCGTGCAAAGGCAGAGGTCAAGGCTGCAGATAAGGCCAAGCACCGCCAGCAGAAGCTGCTGGCCAAGCAAGAAAAGGCACTTATTAAGTCTGAGGAAAAGGGCTTAAAGAAGCGCCGCCAGCACGAGTACAAAATGGCCAAGAAAGAACTCGAACGCATCAAGCAGGGCCGTTTTAATAAGGACAATGTCAAGCGCTATGCCGGTGCCCTGCGCACCGCAGCACCGCTTCTTTTGCCCTTGATCTACCGCGGCATCACTGCCGCCCAGCGCGAGGTGGAAAAGAAGCGCGCGCAGAAAGCCGGTGTCAGCGCCGAACAGCTGGCGTCCTTCTCCGGCCACGGCGCGCCGCTCAAGGCCCGCACCGCGGGTATCCGCAACTCTCTCAAGGACGCGCAGCTTCCCGCTGGTTTCAAGCGCGACGTCAAGGAGCGCCTCAACGAGCTTGACTCCGCGATTGACAATGCGGAGTACATGACCGATCAGCAGCGTCAGCGCGCGCACCGCTCTATTTCCGGCGAGATCGACTCGCTGAACGACGAAATCCAAGCCAAGCTGGGGGCTTAGCCTCTCAGCGCGCAGACGTCTACCCTTCAAGCCGCACTACCCTCCCCCAAGCGGGGAGGACACTCGTCGCGTATCCACATCGTTCAGCCGGAATGGAGATTCATGGCCCGCCGCGAAATCACTCAGTTTTTTGATGATATCGATAACAAGCCCCTCAGTGAGGAAGAACTGATCGTCATCCGCTTCAGCGTTGACGGTAAGGACTATCTTCTCGACGTATCCCAAGAAAACGCCGACAAATTCCACGCTGCGCTGGACCCCTTCATCAAGGCGGCCCGCCACCCCGTTAAAAAGGACACCCGCCGCTATAAGCCAGCCGATGTCCGCGCGTGGGCCGCCAAGCACGGCTACCAGGTAGCTGAGCGCGGCAAGATCCCCAACGAGGTGATTTTGGCGTACCGCAACGCCAACAATCTTTAAAGAACGCCCTGCTCGCGGGCAGCAGCCACGGCGGAGGTGCGGGAGCGCACGCCTAGTTTGTCGTAGATGTGGACTAGGTGAGACTTCACCGTCGCCTCTGACAGCATCAGTTCCACACCGATCTCACGGTTGGAGGAACCCGCCGCCACCAGCTTCAATACTTCAAGCTCACGCGGGGTAAGGGAGGTGCGCGGGGTACGCACGCGGGTCATCAGCTTATCGGCCACCACGGGCGAGAGCGCGGAATCTCCTTCCGCCGCCGAACGTACCGCCGCGAGCAACTCCACCGGTGGCGCATCCTTCAGCAGGTAGCCCACCGCTCCGGCCTCGATGGCTCCGAGGATATCCGCATCGGTGTCATAGTTGGTCACCACGAGCACCTTGGGGGGATTCTCCATGGAGTAGCGGATAGCAGCGGTTGCTTCCGCGCCACCCATGACGCGCGTGCCTTCGATGCCCGCGCCGAAACGCAAATCCATGAGGAGGACGTCGATGCCACCCGCCTGTGCCGCGGAAACAGCGGCCTCGGCCGTAGCTACCTCGCCCACGACCTCGATATCCTCTGCTCCCTCGAGCACCGAGCGTAGACCTAAGCGTACGATCTCGTGGTCGTCGGCAAGCAAGACCCTAATCACGGGCTTCCTCCTCATTGGTACAGTGTGGACAATTTCCTAATCTACATCGTTATCTAAGGGCACACTAACTGAGACCGCCGTGCCGCTGCCTGGCGTGGATTCAATCACGACTTCTCCGCCGAGCTCCTCTGCGCGCCTGCGCATCGCCGATAGACCAATATGGCCCAAACCCGCCGGCTTATTCTCCACCGCCGCGACATCAAAGCCCTCTCCATTGTCCACGACGTCCACGCGCACCTCATCCGGCGCATAGGTCACGGTGACCCGCGCCTTGCTGGCGTGAGCGTGCTTGACGACGTTCCCCATCGCTCCCTGCGCAATCCGCAACAGTGCTGCTTCCACCTTCATGGGCAACTGCTGCGTATCGCCCTCAACGTCCACAGACACGTCGACCCCACCGGTTGCCACGAAATTATCCGCCATCCGCGTCATGGCAGCTCCCAGGGAAGTTTCCGAGAGTGCCGCCGGCTGAAGTGCCGCAATCATGGCGCGCGCTTCATGGAGGTTATCCGCTGCGGTGCGCCGCGCGAGCTCAATGCGCTCTTGTGCTTTGGGAATATCCTCTTGGTCGAGGTCTCGGTCAGCGGCATGCAGCAGCATCTGGATGGAGGACAGGCCCTGCGCCAGGGTGTCGTGGATCTCGTGGGCGATGCGCTGACGCTCAGCCGTCATGCCTGCCGTGCGCTCAGACTCCACAAGTTGCGAACGGGTCTTCACCAATTCCTGGTTCATACGGCTCAGCGCCCGGAAGGCGTAGGTAATCGCGATTGTCACCAGGGCCGATACCGCGGGGCCCATGATGCCGCCGAAGGACAACCCACCCGGTATCTGCACCAGCACGGTCATCACCGTGGCCGCGATAACGCAGATGATGCCGGGGATCATCTCCAGTACGTAGAGGTACACAAAATACAGGGAAAACACGAGATAGATGGCCGCGGGCGCCACCGCCATATCCGCTAGCCACAACACCGTGAGAATGACTATCCAGCCATAACGCGCGATGCGCGGCAGGGTCTCTAAGTAGGCCGACCCCCCGAAGTACACCACGGCAAAAGAAACCAAGAGCAAAAGGTTCAACACACCTTGCCACAGGGGAAGGCGTACCGTGGTAAAAATTGCCACCACCAGCAGCGTCGCCGTCAGGACGTGGATACCGTTGCGCAGGGCATCCGATTCAACCGAGCGCTGGTCTAGTGTGGACGTCAT contains:
- a CDS encoding LuxR C-terminal-related transcriptional regulator, producing MIRVLLADDHEIVRLGLRSVLEGAEDIEVVGEVATAEAAVSAAQAGGIDVLLMDLRFGAGIEGTRVMGGAEATAAIRYSMENPPKVLVVTNYDTDADILGAIEAGAVGYLLKDAPPVELLAAVRSAAEGDSALSPVVADKLMTRVRTPRTSLTPRELEVLKLVAAGSSNREIGVELMLSEATVKSHLVHIYDKLGVRSRTSAVAAAREQGVL
- a CDS encoding histone-like nucleoid-structuring protein Lsr2; this encodes MARREITQFFDDIDNKPLSEEELIVIRFSVDGKDYLLDVSQENADKFHAALDPFIKAARHPVKKDTRRYKPADVRAWAAKHGYQVAERGKIPNEVILAYRNANNL
- a CDS encoding sensor histidine kinase, producing the protein MTSTLDQRSVESDALRNGIHVLTATLLVVAIFTTVRLPLWQGVLNLLLLVSFAVVYFGGSAYLETLPRIARYGWIVILTVLWLADMAVAPAAIYLVFSLYFVYLYVLEMIPGIICVIAATVMTVLVQIPGGLSFGGIMGPAVSALVTIAITYAFRALSRMNQELVKTRSQLVESERTAGMTAERQRIAHEIHDTLAQGLSSIQMLLHAADRDLDQEDIPKAQERIELARRTAADNLHEARAMIAALQPAALSETSLGAAMTRMADNFVATGGVDVSVDVEGDTQQLPMKVEAALLRIAQGAMGNVVKHAHASKARVTVTYAPDEVRVDVVDNGEGFDVAAVENKPAGLGHIGLSAMRRRAEELGGEVVIESTPGSGTAVSVSVPLDNDVD